A segment of the Streptomyces sp. NBC_01235 genome:
GGATGCCGTCGTACCGGGCCGGGCACCTCAGCCCCGAGGAGGCGCTGGTCGAGCGCATGCGGCTGACGTACGACTACCGCAAGTTCCCCTTCCGCGACCCGGACCTGCCGACCGAACTCCTCCCGGCGGGCTGGGTGGGCCACGAGGCGCACGAGATGTTCCTGGAGGCCCACGAGATCCTCGGCCCGTCGGCCGAGACCCACTACGACGAGGTGGCAGGCCCGCGTTCCGTCGAGTAGGGCTCTACGCCAGGTACCCCAGCTCGTGCGAGGCCGCGACCACGGTGTCGTGCAGCTCGCGGGTCACCTCGGCGAGGTGGTCCGGTGTGCCGAGGCTCTCGGGCAGGACGACGGAGACGGCGAGCGGCAGCGGGTCGTTCACCGCGAAGACGGGCGCGGCGACCGAGATGATGCCCGGGATCACGCCGCTGTGCGTCACGACGTGTCCTTCTTCGCGGATCCGCGCCCGGGTCGCCGCGAGGCGCTCGCTCGTCCACTCCGCCTCCTTGCCGCGGAGCTCTCCGCCCAGCACCTCGCCCGTGAGGCTCTCGGGCAGATACGCGAGGAAGACCTGGCCCACGGATGATGTGAGCAGGGGAAGCGTGGCGCCGACCCGCACCGTCAGGGGCAGAGGGCGCGTGCCGTATGCCCAGCTCACCACGATCGGGCCCCGGTCCCCCCACACCGCGAGGTTCACGGAGTGGCCCGTGCGGTCCCGCAGCTGCATCGCGTGGCCGCCCGCCACCGCGACCTCGTTGGTGCGGCGCAGCGACTCGGCGCCCAGGCGGCGCATCGCGGCGCCGAAGTCGTAGAGGCCCGAGGCGGGATCCTGCGAGGTCAGGCCGATGCGGCCGAGGCTGACGAGGTAGCGGTGCGCCTTGCTGGGCTGCATGCCGCTCGCCTGCGCGATCGCCGACAGGCTCAGCGCGCCGCCGCCGCTCTCCAGCGCCAGCAGGACCCGCATCGCCATCTCGACGGACTGGATGCCCTGACGCTCCCCGTTCTCCCTGGGGTCGGTCGTGGTCACAGCGCAGCACTCCCCTGCAGGTGGACGAAGGTATGCAGCCTATCGACGCGACGAGCGCCGACCTCCGATCACCAACAGATCTTACATTCACTATTGCGGAACGCATTACGTTCTGGTGAACTGCAGGAGCGGTGGCAGTCACCTCCCCCCGACTGCCCCGCCCCGCCGGCGGCCCGTTTCGCAGCCGCCCGGAGCCGCTCGTTCTTCGGCGCACACACCCGCGCGTCTCATCCGCCCCGGCCACTCACACCGAGCCGGGCGCCGCCGCACCCCCGCACATGCGACCTCGACCGCAGACGCGTACGAGATCCCCCGAGGAGAACTCCGCAATGAAGCTGATAGGCCTCGAAGAGCACTTCGTGACCCCCGACCTGGTGGGCCACGGCGCGTCGACCGCGTCCATCGCCCAGCCCCAGGCGTGGGCCGAGGCGTCCCGCCGACTCCTCGACCTCACCGAGGAACGCCTCGACGACATGGACGCCTCCGGCCTGGACATGCAGGTGCTGTCGCTCAACTCCCCCGGCCTCCAGGCGGAGAAGGACCCGGCCGCCGCCGTACGCCAGGCGATCACGGTCAACGACTTCCTCACCGGCGTCATCGCCGAGCACCCCGACCGCTTCTCCGGCTTCGCCGCCCTGCCCCTCCAGGACCCCAGGGCCGCGGCCGACGAACTGGAGCGCGCAGTCACCCAGCTCGGCCTGCGCGGCGCCCTGGTCAACGCGCACACCCACGGCAGGTACCTGGACGACCCCGCCCTGCGCGTCGTATGGGAGCGCGCCGAACACCTCGACGTGCCGCTCTACCTGCATCCGGCCAACGGCGTCGACACCGCGCATGTGCTGTCCGGGCACCCCGAACTCGTCGGGCCGATGTGGAGCTGGGGCGTCGACACCGCCACCCACGTCCTGCGGCTCATCTTCGGAGGCGTCTTCGACGACTTCCCGGGCGCCAAGCTGCTGCTCGGCCACATGGGAGAGGGGCTGCCGTACGTGATGTGGCGCATGGACTCCCGCTGGGACTTCCACGCGCACCACGGCATCGAGCTCAAGCGCGGCCGGCCCTCGGAGTACATCCGGCACAACCTCTACATCACGACCAGCGGCGTCTGCTCCCCCGCCCCGCTGCTCACCGCCCTGCTGTCGATGGGCGCCGACCACATCCTGTTCGGCACCGACTACCCCTTCGAGGACATCGAGACGGCCACGAGGTTCCTGCGGGACGCCCCGATCAGCGACGCCGACCGGCTCAAGATCGGCCACCAGAACGCCGAGAAGCTGCTCGGTCTCGCCTCCGCACCCGCGTTCGCGGGTGTCTGAGCGGAAGGGCACGCACGTGTACGACGTAGCCGTCATCGGGTACGGGCCCGTGGGCATGGTCACCGCGGCGCTGCTCGGGCAGGCAGGCCACGACGTGGTCGTCCTGGAGCGCTACCCGACCCTCTACAACCTTCCGCGCGCGGCCATCTTCGACGACGAGACGATGCGGACCTTCGACCGTCTCGGCATCTCCCGCGAGCTGCTGCCCACGCTGCACGTCCAGCGCAACTACGAGTGGCGCAACGGCGCGGGCGAGCTCCTCATCGAGCACGACTTCGCCGCCGT
Coding sequences within it:
- a CDS encoding amidohydrolase family protein is translated as MKLIGLEEHFVTPDLVGHGASTASIAQPQAWAEASRRLLDLTEERLDDMDASGLDMQVLSLNSPGLQAEKDPAAAVRQAITVNDFLTGVIAEHPDRFSGFAALPLQDPRAAADELERAVTQLGLRGALVNAHTHGRYLDDPALRVVWERAEHLDVPLYLHPANGVDTAHVLSGHPELVGPMWSWGVDTATHVLRLIFGGVFDDFPGAKLLLGHMGEGLPYVMWRMDSRWDFHAHHGIELKRGRPSEYIRHNLYITTSGVCSPAPLLTALLSMGADHILFGTDYPFEDIETATRFLRDAPISDADRLKIGHQNAEKLLGLASAPAFAGV
- a CDS encoding IclR family transcriptional regulator, which gives rise to MTTTDPRENGERQGIQSVEMAMRVLLALESGGGALSLSAIAQASGMQPSKAHRYLVSLGRIGLTSQDPASGLYDFGAAMRRLGAESLRRTNEVAVAGGHAMQLRDRTGHSVNLAVWGDRGPIVVSWAYGTRPLPLTVRVGATLPLLTSSVGQVFLAYLPESLTGEVLGGELRGKEAEWTSERLAATRARIREEGHVVTHSGVIPGIISVAAPVFAVNDPLPLAVSVVLPESLGTPDHLAEVTRELHDTVVAASHELGYLA